A region of Vibrio porteresiae DSM 19223 DNA encodes the following proteins:
- a CDS encoding TRAP transporter substrate-binding protein, which translates to MKRLNQFLLTCAASAVMTMNVQAATLKLAHELPTEHPVHASLTWFAEQVSQRAHVRVKVYPNGTLGNETGLLQMVQNGTIAFTKVSAAPLTSFAPDYKLLSLPYLYKSDTQYHQVLDGPIGEKILASSKDSGFIGLAFLDAGSRSFYTSKPIRTPDDLKGLKIRVQNSSVSIDTIKALGGTPVPLPYGELYSAMQQGVVDGAENNIPSYYSSRHYEVEKVYSYDKHTMVPDVLVVSTSVWDSLTDEQRKIIREVAKETVKQQETNWNNYVEKSKKALTENHITFVQSDISKFQAAVKPVYDKFRQENPDLVGMLDDIQAQ; encoded by the coding sequence ATGAAACGACTGAATCAATTCCTTCTTACCTGTGCAGCCTCTGCGGTCATGACCATGAATGTCCAAGCCGCGACATTGAAACTCGCTCATGAGCTGCCTACAGAACACCCTGTGCATGCCTCTCTGACTTGGTTTGCTGAGCAAGTGTCACAACGTGCACATGTGCGAGTCAAAGTCTATCCGAACGGCACATTGGGTAACGAAACCGGCCTTCTGCAAATGGTACAAAACGGCACTATCGCCTTTACTAAAGTCAGTGCCGCTCCGCTGACCTCATTTGCACCAGACTACAAACTGCTTTCGCTACCTTATCTGTACAAAAGTGATACCCAATACCATCAAGTACTTGACGGTCCAATTGGTGAAAAAATTCTCGCATCATCAAAAGATTCGGGCTTTATTGGTCTCGCATTTTTGGATGCCGGTTCGCGTAGCTTTTACACCTCAAAACCGATTCGTACTCCGGATGATCTAAAAGGTCTAAAAATTCGCGTACAAAACTCTTCCGTCTCTATCGATACCATCAAAGCGCTCGGTGGAACCCCCGTGCCGCTACCTTATGGTGAACTCTACTCAGCAATGCAACAAGGTGTGGTTGATGGCGCAGAAAATAACATCCCTTCTTATTACTCTTCTCGCCACTACGAAGTAGAGAAAGTGTACTCCTACGATAAACACACTATGGTGCCAGACGTACTTGTTGTATCCACCAGCGTGTGGGATTCCTTGACCGATGAACAACGTAAAATCATTCGTGAAGTGGCCAAAGAAACCGTGAAACAGCAGGAAACCAACTGGAACAACTACGTTGAAAAATCCAAAAAAGCGCTGACAGAAAACCACATTACCTTTGTGCAAAGCGATATCAGTAAATTTCAAGCAGCAGTGAAACCGGTCTACGACAAGTTCCGCCAAGAAAACCCTGATCTCGTCGGTATGCTTGATGATATTCAAGCCCAATAA
- a CDS encoding TRAP transporter large permease — translation MTLLDLLFSQHFLLNMPDAFFDLMPVVVLFCTLAVLLLVGVPIAFSIGIAALLTVFIDFPIDKATLLVSQKLANGLDNFGLLALPFFIVAGNLMNRGGLATRLINFAMLFGGRLPGSLAHVNVIANMLFGSLSGSATASAAAVGGIMKPLQEKQKYPIDFSTAVNIASCPSGLLIPPSNILILFALVSSTSVQYLFIAGYIPGILMGLGVMLGIFLLGKRYHIPQEKIVVTERTGKVVWDAIPSLTLVIIIMGGILAGIFTATEASAIAVVYALILGVFYRELKLKDMFPVLVESVVTTSIVLLMVATSSAMSWAMANADIPTFIADFVLQTSTNPIVVILLMNVILLVVGTFMDMTPAVLIFTPIFLPIATQLGIDPIHFGIILVFNLCIGICTPPVGTALFVGCSVSDSKLGQVVPKLVPLFAIMIVTLGIITLFPSLSLWLPTLAGYQH, via the coding sequence ATGACGCTTCTTGATTTGCTGTTTTCTCAGCACTTTCTGCTCAATATGCCCGACGCATTTTTTGACTTGATGCCTGTCGTAGTGTTGTTTTGTACCTTAGCCGTCTTGCTACTTGTCGGTGTGCCAATTGCCTTTTCAATTGGTATTGCTGCGCTCTTAACCGTATTCATCGATTTCCCTATCGATAAAGCGACCTTATTGGTCTCACAAAAGTTAGCCAACGGCTTAGATAACTTTGGCCTACTCGCACTGCCATTTTTTATCGTAGCGGGTAACTTGATGAACCGTGGTGGTCTTGCAACGCGTCTAATCAACTTCGCTATGCTGTTTGGTGGTCGTCTTCCTGGCTCTCTTGCCCATGTCAACGTAATAGCGAACATGCTATTTGGCTCCCTATCGGGTTCAGCAACCGCATCTGCTGCTGCGGTAGGTGGAATAATGAAACCACTGCAAGAGAAACAAAAATACCCGATTGATTTTTCAACCGCGGTCAACATTGCCTCTTGCCCATCAGGCCTACTCATTCCACCTTCTAACATTCTGATCTTATTTGCGTTAGTCAGTAGTACATCAGTGCAGTATCTGTTTATTGCTGGTTATATCCCAGGGATCTTAATGGGTCTTGGTGTGATGCTTGGGATCTTTTTACTGGGCAAGCGTTATCACATTCCGCAAGAAAAAATCGTTGTGACCGAAAGAACCGGCAAAGTGGTTTGGGATGCAATTCCAAGTCTTACCCTAGTGATCATCATTATGGGCGGTATTTTAGCTGGGATCTTTACTGCGACCGAAGCCTCTGCAATCGCCGTTGTGTACGCCTTAATCTTGGGTGTGTTCTACCGCGAACTAAAACTCAAAGATATGTTCCCAGTGTTAGTCGAAAGTGTGGTCACCACCTCCATTGTACTGCTGATGGTTGCCACCTCCTCTGCTATGTCTTGGGCGATGGCCAATGCGGATATTCCTACCTTCATTGCTGATTTCGTATTGCAAACTTCGACTAACCCAATTGTGGTCATTCTGCTCATGAACGTCATTCTGCTCGTGGTCGGCACCTTTATGGACATGACCCCAGCAGTACTGATTTTTACCCCGATCTTTTTACCTATTGCCACCCAACTCGGCATCGACCCGATTCACTTTGGCATTATTCTCGTATTCAACCTGTGTATTGGTATCTGCACGCCACCCGTTGGTACAGCGCTGTTTGTTGGCTGTAGCGTGTCTGACTCCAAACTGGGCCAAGTTGTCCCTAAATTGGTCCCTCTGTTTGCCATCATGATCGTCACCCTCGGGATTATTACCCTATTCCCATCACTATCTCTATGGCTACCAACCCTAGCCGGATACCAACACTAA
- a CDS encoding TRAP transporter small permease — translation MFIRTMNDLISRVLQLVLTLFMIVMIVAVVWQVFTRYVMQDPSGFTDELSRYLLIWIGILGGAYTFVIKRHLALELLSAKLASRGKLTLSIVINLIIIAFSSIAFIYGGSDLVSSTLEHGQISPGIVLGGHHLLIGYVYLVVPIAGCLIDYFGVVDIVQAVHELTQKSHPISLEGQL, via the coding sequence ATGTTTATCCGAACAATGAACGATTTAATAAGTCGCGTGTTACAACTGGTGTTAACCCTCTTTATGATCGTAATGATCGTGGCGGTTGTTTGGCAGGTGTTTACTCGTTATGTAATGCAAGATCCTTCCGGCTTTACTGATGAGTTGTCGCGTTATCTCCTGATCTGGATCGGGATTTTAGGCGGCGCATACACCTTCGTTATCAAACGCCACTTAGCACTGGAACTTCTTTCCGCCAAATTGGCATCTCGCGGAAAACTGACATTAAGCATAGTGATCAACCTGATCATCATTGCTTTTTCATCCATCGCCTTTATTTACGGCGGCTCTGATTTGGTCTCTAGCACTCTCGAACATGGACAGATTTCTCCCGGGATCGTACTCGGTGGTCATCATCTATTGATCGGCTATGTGTACCTAGTCGTGCCGATTGCTGGATGTCTTATCGACTATTTTGGAGTGGTTGATATCGTCCAAGCCGTGCATGAACTGACTCAAAAATCTCATCCAATTTCATTAGAGGGGCAACTATAA
- the uxaC gene encoding glucuronate isomerase has protein sequence MATFLSEDFLLHSELARRLYHDVAADLPIIDFHCHLPPQQVADNYQFTNLTDIWLRGDHYKWRAMRSNGVDERFCTGDATDKEKFMAFAATVPHTIGNPIYHWSHLELRRPFGLSNIIVNESSAEQIWNQCNEMLATDDFRARRIMEKMNVEMVGTTDDPIDDLAAHKRVADDPSFTIQMLPSWRPDKAFNIHLAGFVEYVHRLEAAADVSISRFADLCQALKNRLDHFQAHGCCVSDHALDTVVYAEATDQELDAILQQRLAGGDVSSHQAAQFKTAVLVYLGREYAKREWVQQYHIGALRNNNSRMFKILGPDTGFDSINDDLVAAPLAKLLDALDKDNALPKTILYCLNPRDNEVIGTMCGNFQGGGVPGKIQFGSGWWFNDQKDGMVRQMTQLAQLGLLSRFVGMLTDSRSFMSYTRHEYFRRILCQMIATWVEQGEAPNDFALLSQMVRGICYQNAKHYFGV, from the coding sequence ATGGCCACTTTTCTTTCTGAAGATTTCTTATTGCACTCTGAGCTGGCTCGTCGTCTCTATCATGATGTGGCAGCTGATTTACCTATCATCGATTTTCACTGTCACTTGCCTCCACAACAGGTTGCCGATAACTACCAGTTCACTAACTTGACTGACATCTGGTTACGAGGCGATCACTACAAATGGCGTGCGATGCGCAGTAACGGGGTGGATGAACGTTTTTGTACTGGTGATGCAACCGACAAAGAAAAATTTATGGCGTTTGCCGCAACGGTTCCTCATACCATTGGTAATCCTATTTACCATTGGAGCCATCTAGAATTGCGTCGTCCCTTTGGCTTGAGCAACATCATTGTGAATGAATCCAGTGCAGAGCAGATTTGGAATCAGTGTAATGAGATGTTGGCAACTGATGACTTTAGAGCTCGCCGGATCATGGAAAAAATGAATGTTGAAATGGTGGGAACGACCGATGATCCGATCGATGACTTGGCAGCACATAAGCGTGTTGCTGATGATCCTTCTTTTACGATCCAGATGCTACCAAGCTGGCGTCCAGATAAAGCGTTCAATATTCATCTTGCGGGATTTGTTGAGTATGTGCATCGTTTAGAAGCGGCTGCGGATGTCTCCATTAGCCGTTTTGCGGATTTGTGCCAAGCGCTGAAAAATCGACTCGACCATTTCCAAGCTCACGGTTGCTGCGTTTCTGACCATGCGTTGGATACGGTGGTTTACGCTGAGGCGACTGACCAAGAGCTTGATGCCATTTTGCAGCAGCGCTTAGCTGGTGGTGACGTTAGTTCACATCAAGCAGCCCAATTTAAAACCGCAGTGCTGGTTTATCTGGGCCGTGAATACGCTAAACGCGAATGGGTACAGCAATACCATATCGGGGCACTGCGTAATAACAATTCTCGTATGTTTAAGATCCTTGGTCCTGATACTGGGTTTGATTCCATTAATGACGATTTGGTCGCTGCACCATTAGCTAAGTTGTTGGATGCGTTAGATAAAGATAACGCCTTGCCTAAAACTATTCTGTACTGCTTGAACCCAAGAGATAACGAAGTGATCGGTACTATGTGTGGTAACTTCCAAGGTGGTGGTGTACCTGGGAAAATCCAGTTTGGTTCTGGCTGGTGGTTCAATGACCAGAAAGATGGCATGGTTCGCCAAATGACTCAACTCGCTCAATTGGGCTTACTCAGTCGCTTTGTTGGTATGTTGACGGACAGCCGCAGCTTTATGTCTTATACCCGCCACGAATACTTCCGCCGCATTTTGTGTCAGATGATTGCCACCTGGGTTGAACAAGGTGAAGCACCTAACGACTTTGCGTTACTCAGCCAGATGGTGCGCGGCATTTGTTATCAAAACGCCAAACATTATTTTGGCGTATAG